Proteins encoded by one window of Bryobacteraceae bacterium:
- a CDS encoding NAD-dependent epimerase/dehydratase family protein, which translates to MKTLVIGGTLFIGRALVKALRAAGHDVTVLHRKRSHRLGRGVGNLQADRNDPAAVRAAIGSRRFDAVFDNVYDWEHGTTAEQVAGTARACGDSLTRYIFISSVAAYGDGLDHSERDALAPADHPDRYVRNKAESERALFRMHRRQGLPAVTLRPPYVYGPENPFYREQFFWDRLRAGRPIIIPGDGRRLMQFVYVHDIVAACMAALTTPGAAGQAFNIAEPAAITQLQAVRAFAAAADIEPRLVRVPRRIIAAAGGQVMQPPLYFGFYYDMPPITMSTRKARRVLGFQATPFAEGLAETYRWRLRNHTLPPVEFHFEDSLLARGKDVKS; encoded by the coding sequence ATGAAGACACTCGTGATCGGCGGCACCCTGTTCATCGGGCGCGCGCTCGTCAAGGCGTTGCGCGCGGCCGGTCACGACGTCACCGTCCTGCACCGCAAGCGATCGCACCGGCTGGGGCGCGGCGTGGGAAATCTGCAGGCGGACCGCAACGATCCGGCCGCCGTCCGCGCCGCCATCGGCTCCCGCCGCTTCGACGCCGTTTTCGACAACGTCTACGACTGGGAACACGGCACCACCGCCGAACAGGTCGCCGGCACGGCGCGCGCCTGCGGCGATTCGCTCACGCGTTACATCTTCATTTCGAGCGTCGCCGCCTATGGCGACGGGCTCGACCATTCCGAGCGCGACGCGCTGGCCCCGGCCGATCACCCCGACCGATACGTCCGCAACAAGGCCGAAAGCGAACGCGCCTTGTTCCGCATGCATCGCCGCCAGGGGTTGCCGGCGGTGACGCTGCGTCCGCCATACGTCTACGGTCCGGAGAATCCCTTTTACCGCGAGCAGTTCTTCTGGGACCGGCTCCGCGCCGGCCGGCCAATCATCATCCCCGGCGACGGCCGCCGGTTGATGCAGTTCGTCTACGTACACGACATCGTCGCCGCGTGCATGGCCGCGCTGACCACTCCCGGCGCCGCGGGCCAGGCGTTCAACATCGCCGAGCCGGCCGCGATCACCCAGCTCCAGGCGGTGCGGGCGTTTGCCGCCGCCGCGGACATCGAACCGCGTCTTGTGCGCGTGCCCCGCCGCATCATCGCAGCGGCGGGTGGGCAGGTGATGCAGCCGCCGCTCTACTTCGGCTTCTACTACGACATGCCGCCGATCACGATGTCGACTCGGAAGGCGCGGCGCGTGCTCGGGTTCCAGGCCACGCCGTTCGCCGAGGGTCTGGCCGAAACATACCGCTGGCGCCTGCGTAACCATACGCTGCCGCCGGTCGAATTTCATTTTGAAGATTCCCTGCTCGCTCGGGGAAAGGATGTAAAGTCTTGA
- the ribE gene encoding 6,7-dimethyl-8-ribityllumazine synthase: MPNQTFEGGMDAKGLKFAIVVSRFNSFITERLLEGALDALKRHGCADSDVDLARVPGSWEMTLAAGELARKKKYDAIIALGCVVRGETPHFDYVAGEAAKGLGQVGAQHGIPVAFGVLTTNTVEQAIDRAGAKSGNKGADAALTAIEMANLMKQLRASA, encoded by the coding sequence CTGCCAAACCAGACTTTCGAGGGCGGCATGGACGCCAAGGGCTTGAAGTTCGCCATCGTGGTGAGCCGTTTCAACAGCTTCATCACCGAGCGGCTGCTCGAGGGGGCGCTGGACGCGCTGAAGCGCCATGGCTGCGCCGACTCCGACGTCGACTTGGCGCGCGTGCCGGGATCGTGGGAGATGACGCTTGCGGCGGGTGAGCTTGCGCGGAAGAAGAAGTACGACGCGATCATCGCGCTTGGCTGCGTGGTTCGCGGCGAGACGCCGCATTTCGACTACGTGGCGGGCGAGGCGGCGAAGGGCCTCGGCCAGGTGGGCGCACAGCACGGGATCCCGGTGGCCTTCGGGGTGCTGACGACCAATACGGTGGAGCAGGCGATCGACCGTGCCGGAGCGAAGAGCGGCAACAAGGGCGCCGACGCGGCGCTTACGGCGATCGAGATGGCCAACCTCATGAAGCAGCTCCGGGCCTCGGCCTGA
- a CDS encoding LytTR family DNA-binding domain-containing protein, producing MQQRGGAPVPTLLADDEQLALDELSYLLKDFPEIEIVGTASNGVDAVEAIADFEPDLVFLDVQMPGLDGMGVIRKVREQGGPMPYFVLATAYDQYAVEAFELEALDYLLKPVDRERLSHTIQRAQSWLAEKAAKSAQADAAAGTRSALQRTKVLIRAQGRNFVVDAHEIVYATIDDGLITVVASGLEGISNYRTIEELQSNLDAEVFWRVHRSYLVNINRIKEVIPWFKSSFQLKMDDKKQTEIPVSRVQTKRLRALLKL from the coding sequence ATGCAGCAGCGCGGTGGGGCGCCCGTCCCCACGCTCCTCGCAGACGACGAACAGCTTGCCCTCGACGAGTTGAGCTACCTGCTCAAGGACTTCCCGGAGATCGAAATCGTCGGCACGGCGTCGAACGGCGTCGACGCCGTCGAGGCCATCGCCGACTTCGAACCGGACCTCGTCTTCCTTGATGTGCAGATGCCCGGCCTTGATGGGATGGGCGTGATTCGCAAGGTTCGCGAACAGGGCGGTCCGATGCCTTACTTCGTGCTCGCGACCGCGTACGATCAGTATGCCGTGGAGGCCTTCGAGCTTGAGGCGCTGGACTATCTGCTCAAGCCGGTGGACCGGGAACGGCTCTCGCACACCATCCAGCGGGCACAGTCGTGGCTTGCGGAGAAGGCGGCTAAGTCCGCCCAGGCCGACGCCGCGGCCGGAACTCGTTCCGCGCTCCAGCGGACCAAGGTGCTGATCCGCGCGCAGGGTCGCAACTTTGTCGTCGACGCCCACGAGATCGTCTACGCGACCATTGATGACGGGCTCATCACCGTGGTGGCGAGCGGGTTGGAAGGGATCTCGAACTACCGGACGATCGAGGAGCTGCAATCGAACCTGGACGCCGAGGTCTTCTGGCGCGTGCACCGTTCCTACCTCGTGAATATCAACCGGATCAAGGAAGTGATTCCGTGGTTCAAGTCGTCGTTCCAGTTGAAGATGGACGATAAGAAACAAACGGAGATTCCGGTGAGCCGGGTGCAGACGAAGCGGCTCCGCGCGCTACTTAAACTGTGA
- a CDS encoding DUF362 domain-containing protein, translating into MHLSRRHFLGTTAAAAALPLHVEGAPARMPKAHFTVHPFIEANPKAIFIKRTQAPAKMDEAAKLREGVAFAREVFLPAEAAGVPVSHRVILKPNFTSVRNRRPNEDNWGTGTDPQFYEGIIVGLKELGLKKFHFLEANNFHTWNFRGMADINDRHGVEVNEPDRRPRNFRENFEMNWSKVPDPVVYTHIPHYAPLNEPDTWLLNIAKWKSHGMCMTLSAKNVQGLVVKPYVRFCPGWDMVTGAPEFMQENIHGKVEDRVSRFFENHKKLGYARYDSRAKLAPINQEIWAHKTCDNTQVVNPGLNIIEGIYGRDGDGFGVGQDYLTNLVMFGKDRFRLDMIGMYLGGHEPGNINLFRIAKERGMLDTFNPWEVDLYEWVNGEPVKRKLTDFERTPLKTYYLQRDGEPLYHLVNERFDYDKVKV; encoded by the coding sequence ATGCATCTGAGCCGGCGACACTTTCTGGGAACTACGGCGGCCGCGGCGGCATTGCCTTTGCACGTCGAAGGCGCGCCCGCGCGCATGCCGAAGGCGCACTTCACGGTGCACCCGTTCATTGAGGCGAATCCGAAAGCGATCTTTATCAAGCGTACGCAGGCGCCCGCAAAGATGGACGAGGCCGCCAAGCTTCGCGAAGGCGTTGCGTTCGCGCGCGAAGTGTTCCTGCCGGCGGAAGCGGCCGGCGTACCGGTATCGCACCGGGTGATCCTGAAGCCGAACTTCACGAGCGTCCGCAACCGGCGCCCGAACGAGGACAACTGGGGCACGGGCACGGACCCGCAGTTCTACGAAGGCATCATCGTCGGCCTGAAGGAGCTCGGGCTGAAGAAGTTTCACTTCCTCGAAGCGAACAACTTCCACACCTGGAACTTCCGCGGCATGGCCGACATCAACGACCGGCACGGCGTGGAAGTGAACGAGCCGGACCGGCGGCCGCGCAACTTCCGCGAGAACTTCGAGATGAACTGGTCCAAGGTGCCGGACCCGGTGGTGTACACGCACATCCCGCACTATGCGCCGCTCAACGAGCCGGACACCTGGCTGCTGAACATCGCCAAGTGGAAGTCCCACGGCATGTGCATGACGCTCTCGGCGAAGAACGTGCAGGGCTTGGTGGTGAAGCCGTACGTGCGCTTCTGCCCGGGTTGGGATATGGTCACCGGCGCGCCGGAGTTCATGCAGGAGAACATCCACGGGAAAGTGGAAGACCGGGTGAGCCGGTTCTTCGAGAATCACAAAAAGCTCGGGTACGCGCGCTATGATTCGCGGGCCAAACTGGCGCCGATCAACCAGGAGATCTGGGCGCACAAGACGTGCGACAACACGCAGGTTGTGAACCCGGGGTTGAACATCATCGAAGGCATCTACGGCCGCGACGGCGACGGCTTCGGCGTGGGGCAGGATTACCTCACCAACCTGGTGATGTTCGGCAAGGACCGGTTCCGGCTCGACATGATCGGCATGTATCTCGGCGGCCACGAGCCCGGCAACATAAACCTGTTCCGTATCGCAAAGGAACGCGGGATGCTCGACACGTTCAATCCGTGGGAAGTGGATCTCTATGAGTGGGTGAACGGCGAGCCGGTGAAGCGCAAGCTCACCGACTTCGAGCGCACTCCGTTGAAGACCTACTACCTGCAGCGCGACGGCGAGCCGTTATACCATCTGGTGAACGAACGCTTCGACTACGACAAAGTGAAGGTATAG
- a CDS encoding amidohydrolase family protein, with the protein MTTGRKRGVFFDIGHGAGSFYWYVAMPAYAQGFRPDSISTDLHTGSMNAGMKDMANVMSKLLNLGSPIAEVIAMSTWNPAREIKRESLGHLSVGAEADVAVLGVENGRFGFIDSAGAANAGTQRIVAELTLRAGKVVWDLNGRASMDWRRFPYERKKWTR; encoded by the coding sequence ATGACCACCGGCCGCAAGCGGGGCGTCTTCTTCGACATCGGCCACGGCGCGGGCAGCTTTTATTGGTACGTCGCCATGCCCGCCTACGCGCAGGGCTTCCGGCCGGATTCGATCTCAACGGACCTCCACACCGGCAGCATGAACGCCGGGATGAAGGACATGGCGAACGTGATGTCGAAGCTGCTGAACCTCGGCTCGCCGATTGCCGAAGTGATCGCGATGTCGACGTGGAACCCCGCGCGCGAGATCAAGCGCGAATCGCTGGGGCACCTGAGCGTGGGGGCCGAGGCCGATGTGGCGGTGCTCGGGGTCGAGAACGGGCGGTTCGGGTTCATCGACTCCGCCGGTGCGGCGAACGCCGGCACTCAGCGCATCGTGGCGGAACTGACTCTCCGCGCGGGCAAGGTGGTGTGGGACCTCAACGGCCGCGCGTCGATGGACTGGCGCAGATTCCCCTACGAACGCAAGAAGTGGACCCGCTGA
- the nusB gene encoding transcription antitermination factor NusB: protein MPSRFRSRQIALQTLFACDVRHIPVQQAFEEFYGSLAREEDGPEPEPDPFAERLALGAAAKTGEIDALIARHSEHWRMDRMPIVDRNILRLAAYEMKEMATPSAVVIDQALELARRFSTDDSIAFLNGVLDAVNRELHPV, encoded by the coding sequence ATGCCTTCGCGGTTTCGCTCCCGGCAGATCGCTCTGCAAACCCTGTTCGCGTGCGATGTGCGCCACATCCCGGTGCAGCAGGCGTTCGAGGAATTTTACGGATCGCTGGCGCGGGAGGAGGATGGGCCCGAGCCGGAGCCAGACCCGTTCGCCGAGCGGCTTGCCTTGGGCGCCGCGGCGAAGACCGGTGAGATCGACGCGCTAATCGCCAGGCACTCCGAGCACTGGCGGATGGACCGGATGCCGATCGTCGACCGCAACATCCTGCGTCTGGCTGCCTACGAGATGAAGGAGATGGCGACGCCGTCGGCGGTGGTGATCGATCAGGCGCTGGAGCTGGCGCGGCGGTTCTCGACGGACGATTCGATCGCGTTCCTGAACGGGGTGCTGGATGCGGTGAACCGCGAGCTTCATCCGGTGTGA
- a CDS encoding DUF2911 domain-containing protein: MNATIRLAAGVAFLAVGALTLLVSPGPAHAQKQRASPHETKSWTVGGKKITITYGRPFKKGRTIFGGLEPWGKVWRTGADEATILETEGDLMIGDMHVTKGSYSLFTIPNEKEWTLILNKTVKQWGAFKYDQAMDYGRTGMKVARGPAAEQLTIDISTAGGGEGTLKIMWDETVATVPIMVH; this comes from the coding sequence ATGAATGCTACAATCCGTCTCGCCGCCGGCGTCGCCTTTCTCGCCGTGGGCGCGCTCACCCTGTTGGTGTCGCCCGGACCGGCCCATGCTCAGAAGCAGCGCGCCAGCCCGCACGAAACCAAGTCCTGGACCGTGGGCGGCAAGAAGATCACCATCACCTACGGGCGTCCGTTTAAGAAAGGACGCACCATTTTCGGAGGACTGGAGCCGTGGGGCAAAGTGTGGCGCACCGGCGCCGACGAAGCCACGATCCTCGAAACCGAAGGCGACCTGATGATCGGCGACATGCATGTCACCAAGGGCAGCTACAGCCTCTTCACGATCCCGAACGAGAAGGAGTGGACGCTCATTCTCAATAAGACCGTGAAACAGTGGGGCGCATTCAAATACGACCAAGCCATGGACTACGGCCGGACCGGAATGAAGGTCGCCCGCGGCCCGGCGGCCGAACAGTTGACGATCGACATCTCGACGGCAGGCGGCGGCGAGGGTACGCTGAAGATCATGTGGGACGAGACGGTGGCGACAGTCCCGATCATGGTTCACTGA
- a CDS encoding FHA domain-containing protein: MAKTYKIGRDPAADIPIADPSVSRFHAEATVDDGGQILITDCNSSNGTFLIRGGAEQPVRQERLLPNDQVKFGNVAITVDALAAAIRRKDPARPLDQTAPVKPQPVKPQPIQKAPREFSDSTRLVRCACGAIKAMGSQCGTCGR; the protein is encoded by the coding sequence ATGGCAAAGACATATAAGATCGGCCGCGACCCTGCCGCCGATATTCCGATTGCCGACCCGTCTGTCTCCCGCTTCCACGCCGAAGCGACCGTCGATGACGGCGGCCAGATCCTGATCACGGACTGCAATTCGAGCAACGGTACGTTCCTGATTCGCGGTGGCGCCGAACAACCCGTTCGCCAGGAACGCCTCCTTCCCAACGACCAGGTGAAATTCGGCAATGTGGCCATCACCGTGGACGCGCTCGCCGCGGCGATCCGCCGCAAGGACCCGGCGCGCCCGCTGGACCAGACGGCGCCGGTCAAACCCCAACCCGTAAAACCCCAACCCATTCAGAAAGCGCCGCGCGAATTCTCCGACAGCACCCGTCTTGTGCGGTGCGCCTGCGGCGCCATCAAGGCGATGGGCTCCCAGTGCGGGACCTGTGGACGCTAA
- a CDS encoding AbrB/MazE/SpoVT family DNA-binding domain-containing protein, whose protein sequence is MSARLIIDKAGRVVIPKPLREARHLEPGDSLEIESAGEQITLRPVRGTGPLRKEHGVWVLYAGQPLPASATDEVLEEIRRARFIQFDRATGCCGAHSLAEVYSTLTRMPGKHRISSEQAILFIGSIRERFIGSICERLSIIALTGEEYVDALEHSAARGVVGGGIYDSMLAHCALKAKVEAIYSWNVRHYSLCDEDVVRRLRTP, encoded by the coding sequence ATGAGCGCCCGTCTCATCATCGACAAAGCCGGCCGCGTAGTGATTCCCAAGCCTTTGCGTGAAGCGCGACATTTGGAGCCGGGCGACTCCCTAGAGATCGAGAGTGCCGGAGAACAGATAACCCTCCGTCCTGTGCGAGGAACAGGTCCGCTCAGGAAGGAACACGGCGTCTGGGTTCTTTACGCTGGGCAACCCCTCCCCGCCTCCGCAACCGATGAAGTATTGGAAGAGATCCGCAGAGCCCGATTCATCCAGTTCGATAGGGCAACTGGCTGCTGCGGAGCACATAGTCTCGCCGAGGTGTACTCAACGCTGACTCGCATGCCCGGTAAGCATCGCATCAGCAGCGAGCAGGCGATCCTCTTTATCGGAAGCATCCGCGAGCGCTTTATCGGAAGCATCTGCGAGCGCCTTTCCATCATCGCGCTTACCGGCGAGGAATACGTCGATGCGCTCGAACATTCAGCCGCCCGAGGAGTTGTCGGAGGCGGCATCTACGATTCGATGCTGGCGCATTGCGCCCTCAAGGCAAAAGTAGAGGCGATCTACTCCTGGAACGTCCGCCACTACTCTCTGTGCGATGAAGACGTCGTTCGCCGCCTGCGTACACCGTGA